Proteins encoded within one genomic window of Anastrepha ludens isolate Willacy chromosome 4, idAnaLude1.1, whole genome shotgun sequence:
- the LOC128859963 gene encoding 20-hydroxyecdysone protein: MRLTTCGIMPTILLFLVASVQAGLVHRQNRNANLVAASAPELATGNLIPVQIIQDGQQLNSEKLKVQSEPQLAAQTEQLKSSLGTPEALAEKIAQSVEAVENLQNVGTLLENERLQDEKIIEQEIKQAIAEENRELLQAAAIVEQATQLKTGEQFAHQAQEINTALKTGIPAAAEEAAATYFSAPDIPAEAANSAEEVKSSNILQSASLIADNLPAESQSQNAVAVQQLVSNGADKAPVVATDESASVNQVRQAVPVAAVTEATSTQTTTQQNFVQQLIQNSPLGQFFGQLTGQQPQQQQLAAQGAPVAADQPATPAPTLPGFLNPQNAITQVQNAAQSVANATAQAFQGVQQFATSLGSQFQNTLSGLGGQAQTTLSTSDSTTQRPPGPIQSLLSNFVGGNQPAGAAAATGATANPAQQQGPFQGIISFLQGGNRPQTSASTSGTVAAVALAPAGSILPASAVSVDENADEVKKDELLDAAVDQEQAQIDQTDNEVRNSAEVGDDSLEDSNQGQFIIVNDDASQQ, translated from the coding sequence ATGCGACTAACTACTTGTGGTATAATGCCCACCATCTTGCTATTTCTGGTAGCAAGCGTGCAGGCTGGGCTTGTACATAGACAAAATCGCAATGCTAACTTGGTCGCAGCCTCTGCACCTGAGCTGGCAACGGGGAATCTGATACCAGTGCAAATAATACAAGATGGCCAGCAGTTGAACAGCGAGAAGCTAAAGGTTCAATCAGAACCTCAGCTAGCAGCCCAAACTGAACAGCTCAAGTCAAGTCTGGGTACACCGGAGGCACTCGCTGAGAAAATCGCACAGTCTGTCGAAGCTgtagaaaatttgcaaaatgtgggTACTTTGCTTGAGAACGAACGCCTGCAggatgaaaaaattattgagcaGGAGATCAAGCAGGCCATAGCCGAGGAGAATAGAGAATTATTGCAGGCAGCTGCAATTGTGGAGCAGGCAACGCAACTGAAGACTGGCGAGCAATTTGCACATCAAGCGCAGGAAATCAATACAGCATTGAAAACTGGCATACCAGCGGCTGCTGAGGAAGCTGCCGCCACATATTTCAGCGCACCAGACATTCCAGCCGAAGCGGCTAACTCTGCGGAAGAAGTTAAAAGCAGCAACATATTGCAATCCGCTTCGTTGATAGCCGACAATTTGCCCGCTGAGTCCCAGTCTCAGAATGCTGTGGCTGTGCAACAGCTGGTATCAAATGGAGCCGACAAAGCGCCCGTTGTTGCGACCGATGAGTCTGCGTCTGTGAATCAGGTACGGCAAGCTGTACCAGTCGCTGCGGTCACTGAGGCCACATCCACACAAACTACCACTCAACAAAACTTTGTGCAACAGCTCATACAAAATTCACCACTCGGTCAATTCTTTGGACAATTAACCGGCCAAcagccgcagcagcagcagctggcTGCGCAGGGTGCGCCAGTGGCAGCAGATCAACCTGCTACGCCCGCGCCCACCTTACCCGGTTTCCTGAACCCACAAAACGCAATCACGCAAGTGCAAAACGCCGCCCAAAGTGTTGCCAATGCCACCGCACAAGCTTTCCAGGGAGTTCAACAATTCGCCACCAGTTTGGGTAGTCAATTTCAGAACACCCTGTCCGGCTTGGGTGGCCAAGCACAAACAACGTTAAGCACTTCCGATTCAACTACACAGCGTCCTCCTGGCCCTATACAGTCACTGCTTAGCAATTTTGTAGGTGGCAACCAACCTGCCGGCGCAGCTGCAGCCACCGGTGCTACAGCCAATCCTGCTCAACAACAAGGACCTTTCCAAGGTATTATAAGCTTCTTACAGGGCGGCAATCGGCCACAAACAAGTGCTAGTACAAGTGGCACCGTAGCAGCTGTTGCACTCGCCCCTGCTGGCTCCATTCTGCCAGCGAGCGCGGTCTCCGTGGACGAGAATGCCGATGAGGTGAAGAAAGATGAGTTGCTCGATGCAGCAGTGGATCAAGAACAAGCGCAAATCGATCAGACCGATAATGAAGTCCGCAATAGCGCCGAAGTTGGTGACGACTCCCTGGAAGACAGCAACCAGGGTCAGTTTATTATTGTCAATGACGACGCCAGTCAGCAGTAA